In Arachis hypogaea cultivar Tifrunner chromosome 17, arahy.Tifrunner.gnm2.J5K5, whole genome shotgun sequence, a single window of DNA contains:
- the LOC112762960 gene encoding glutathione S-transferase T3-like has product MDNGKVEKMIASRHNSSGVGGSSNPSSQTPIRSSPNSQYSDFANPRGLDAINLNDDEIEDRRQYSIQHWHWKEDEMLISGWLNVSTDPVVGTDQKEKIFWSRIHSYCVEFCSDMTRGVVACKKRWYKINKAVAQFAGCYDQASRNIRSGSNADDIKELAYKLYSTNYGQKFTFERHWNMLRLEQKWRSQLPTQSGGSKRTKVSATGAYSSSSNPETLLADEPGVDSPVRPQGSKKSKRKVCFIYF; this is encoded by the exons ATGGACAATGGAAAAGTGGAGAAAATGAT TGCATCAAGACATAACTCATCtggtgttggtggctcttctaacccATCCTCTCAGACTCCTATACGATCTAGTCCAAATTCGCAATATTCAGATTTTGCCAACCCTCGTGGATTAGATGCTATCAACCTTAATGATGATGAAATTGAAGATCGGAGGCAATATAGTATTCAACACTGGCATTGGAAAGAGGATGAGATGCTGATCAGTGGATGGTTAAATGTTTCAACTGACCCTGTAGTTGGTACCGATcaaaaggaaaaaatattttggaGTCGAATTCATAGCTACTGTGTAGAATTTTGCTCCGACATGACAAGGGGGGTAGTTGCATGTAAGAAACGATGGTATAAGATCAACAAGGCTGTTGCACAATTTGCTGGTTGCTATGATCAAGCTAGTCGAAACATAAGGAGTGGTTCGAACGCTGATGATATAAAGGAGTTGGCTTATAAGCTTTATTCCACAAATTATGGTCAAAAGTTCACTTTTGAGAGGCATTGGAACATGCTTCGGTTGGAGCAAAAATGGAGAAGCCAACTACCTACACAGAGTGGCGGCTCAAAGAGAACCAAGGTTAGTGCAACTGGAGCatactcatcctcatcaaacCCAGAAACACTGTTGGCTGACGAACCCGGTGTGGACTCTCCCGTTCGCCCacaaggatcaaagaagagcaagcgAAAAG tttgttttatttatttctga